Proteins encoded by one window of Rutidosis leptorrhynchoides isolate AG116_Rl617_1_P2 chromosome 7, CSIRO_AGI_Rlap_v1, whole genome shotgun sequence:
- the LOC139859999 gene encoding protein DMP10-like, with protein sequence MVDQSPSATSSQHSTRSTTHKYSSHPVHKTLAAASNLANLLPTSTVLAFRALTPSFTNRSTTCLPANRFLTSTLLAISAIICFLSSFTDSFINPFDGKLYYGIATFKGLYILNYGTNNNRCNTDQEEAIGTDEDDADGLKRFKINGVDIVHALVSLFVFLVFAVSDTDVQNCLFNESGANLNVLLMNLPLGVGILASFVFTIFPTTRRGLGYADFHLPEK encoded by the coding sequence ATGGTTGACCAATCCCCATCCGCCACGTCATCACAACATTCTACTCGAAGTACAACCCACAAGTACTCGTCCCACCCAGTACACAAAACCTTAGCAGCGGCATCAAACCTTGCTAACCTTCTACCAACAAGCACAGTTCTCGCGTTTCGAGCTTTAACTCCATCGTTCACAAACCGAAGCACCACTTGCCTACCCGCAAACCGCTTCCTCACCTCAACACTACTCGCAATTTCCGCAATCATATGCTTCTTGTCCTCGTTTACCGACAGCTTTATAAACCCGTTCGATGGAAAATTATATTACGGTATTGCCACATTTAagggattatatatattaaattacggAACGAATAATAACCGTTGCAATACTGATCAAGAGGAGGCAATTGGAACGGATGAAGATGATGCTGATGGACTAAAGAGGTTTAAGATTAATGGGGTTGATATTGTTCATGCTTTGGTTTCACTTTTTGTGTTCTTGGTGTTTGCTGTAAGCGATACCGACGTGCAAAACTGTTTGTTTAATGAATCGGGTGCGAATTTGAATGTTTTGTTGATGAATTTGCCGTTGGGTGTTGGGATTTTAGCGAGCTTTGTTTTTACTATCTTCCCCACAACTCGTAGAGGGCTCGGTTATGCTGATTTCCATCTTCCTGAAAAATGA